Proteins from a single region of Syntrophales bacterium:
- the ruvA gene encoding Holliday junction branch migration protein RuvA, with translation MIARIQGILLEKSLSSVTLDVGGVGYRVFVPLTAVYNLPEAGERLALHIHTHVREDAIQLFGFPDLAQRDLFQMMIAVSGIGPRLAMNILSGITPEDLAAALSRGDLARLVRIPGVGRKMAERMVLELKERILKAGFTAAAGRGEAPPEAAGMEDDVLSALLNLGYKEAAAKSALEKAAREVSEPASLDGLLKGALKILSG, from the coding sequence ATGATCGCCCGCATCCAGGGAATTCTTCTCGAGAAATCGCTCAGCTCCGTCACCCTGGACGTCGGCGGCGTGGGATACCGCGTCTTCGTTCCCCTCACCGCCGTCTACAATCTTCCGGAGGCGGGCGAAAGGCTGGCCCTGCACATCCACACGCACGTGCGGGAGGATGCCATCCAGCTCTTCGGCTTTCCGGACCTCGCCCAGCGGGATCTCTTCCAGATGATGATTGCGGTCAGCGGGATCGGTCCCCGCCTGGCCATGAACATCCTGTCGGGAATCACACCGGAGGACCTGGCGGCGGCCCTCTCCCGGGGGGACCTGGCCCGGCTGGTAAGGATCCCCGGTGTAGGGCGCAAGATGGCCGAGCGGATGGTCCTGGAACTGAAGGAGCGGATCCTCAAGGCCGGCTTCACGGCCGCGGCGGGACGCGGCGAGGCGCCGCCGGAAGCCGCGGGCATGGAGGACGACGTCCTCTCGGCGCTCCTGAATCTCGGGTACAAGGAAGCGGCGGCGAAGAGCGCTCTGGAGAAGGCTGCAAGAGAGGTCTCGGAGCCGGCGTCGCTGGACGGGCTCCTCAAGGGAGCTCTCAAGATCCTGTCAGGCTGA
- the ruvB gene encoding Holliday junction branch migration DNA helicase RuvB, with protein MPEQERTIRVAKKRKEEAPEERNPLVHPAVLEEDAGLDVSLRPRSLEEYIGQPKIKDNLSLFIQAARERGEALDHVLLYGPPGLGKTTLAYIVAREMGVDIKVTSGPVIERPGDLAAILTNLHDQDVLFIDEIHRLSHVVEEILYPAMEDYHIDILIGQGPSARSMKLGIPRFTLIGATTKAGLLTSPLRDRFGMSFRFDFYSPEELAVIIRRSAGILSIAIDNGGAVELARRCRGTPRIANRLLRRVRDYAQVKARGKVDLEVVVRALELFEVDGRGFDHMDRRILLTLIEKFGGGPVGIDSLSSAIGEERSTLEDVYEPFLVQEGYIQRTARGRLATKAAYDHFGMAWPGARQGELL; from the coding sequence GTGCCCGAGCAGGAAAGGACGATCCGGGTGGCGAAGAAGCGGAAAGAGGAAGCACCGGAAGAGAGAAACCCGCTGGTTCATCCGGCGGTCCTGGAGGAGGACGCGGGGCTGGATGTGTCCCTGCGCCCCCGGAGCCTGGAAGAATACATCGGCCAGCCGAAAATTAAGGACAACCTCTCCCTCTTCATCCAGGCCGCCCGGGAGCGGGGCGAGGCCCTCGACCACGTACTCCTCTACGGTCCTCCCGGCCTCGGCAAGACAACCCTGGCCTATATCGTCGCCCGGGAGATGGGAGTGGACATCAAGGTGACCTCGGGTCCCGTCATCGAGCGGCCCGGGGATCTGGCGGCGATCCTCACGAACCTCCACGACCAGGACGTCCTGTTCATCGACGAGATCCACCGCCTCTCCCACGTGGTCGAGGAAATATTATATCCGGCCATGGAGGACTACCACATCGATATCCTCATCGGACAGGGGCCCTCCGCCCGCTCGATGAAGCTGGGTATCCCCCGGTTCACCCTGATCGGCGCCACCACGAAGGCGGGGTTGTTGACCTCCCCGCTCAGGGACCGGTTCGGCATGAGCTTCCGCTTCGATTTCTACAGCCCGGAGGAACTCGCGGTGATCATCCGGCGCTCCGCCGGGATCCTCTCCATCGCCATCGACAACGGCGGTGCGGTGGAGCTGGCCCGCCGCTGCCGGGGCACCCCCCGGATCGCCAACCGGCTCCTCCGGCGCGTCCGGGACTATGCCCAGGTGAAGGCCCGGGGAAAGGTCGACCTGGAGGTGGTAGTCCGGGCCCTGGAGCTCTTCGAGGTGGACGGACGGGGATTCGATCACATGGACCGGCGGATCCTCCTGACCCTGATCGAGAAGTTCGGCGGCGGGCCCGTGGGCATCGACAGCCTGTCGTCGGCCATCGGGGAGGAGCGATCCACGCTGGAAGACGTCTATGAACCCTTCCTGGTTCAGGAAGGCTATATTCAGCGGACCGCCCGGGGAAGGCTGGCGACGAAAGCGGCCTATGACCACTTCGGAATGGCCTGGCCCGGGGCCCGCCAGGGGGAACTGCTATGA
- a CDS encoding epoxyqueuosine reductase QueH has translation MKVLLHICCAPCAIVPVGELRDEGHDVTGMFFNPNIHPFQEHQRRLETLREYADMVSLPVIWPEEYPLEEYLQAVISLGTERCTQCYRIRLERTAETARAGGYDAFTSTLLYSRYQRHEQIREVAAEMSSRHGVPFLYRDFREGWQEGLRKSRHMGLYRQPYCGCIFSEKERFYRPPRTAKHAASQEPSADRMPPGCG, from the coding sequence ATGAAAGTCCTGCTTCACATCTGCTGCGCCCCGTGCGCCATCGTCCCCGTGGGGGAACTCAGGGACGAGGGCCATGACGTCACGGGCATGTTCTTCAACCCCAACATCCACCCCTTCCAGGAACACCAGCGGCGCCTGGAGACCCTCCGGGAATATGCGGACATGGTTTCCTTGCCGGTCATCTGGCCCGAAGAGTATCCCCTGGAGGAGTACCTGCAGGCGGTGATTTCCCTGGGTACCGAACGGTGCACGCAGTGTTACCGGATCCGCCTGGAGCGGACAGCCGAGACCGCCCGGGCCGGAGGGTACGATGCCTTCACCTCCACCCTCCTTTACAGCCGGTACCAGCGGCATGAACAGATCCGGGAAGTCGCAGCGGAAATGAGCAGCAGGCACGGGGTTCCATTCCTTTACCGCGATTTCCGGGAGGGATGGCAGGAGGGGCTCCGGAAATCCCGTCACATGGGACTCTACCGCCAGCCCTATTGCGGCTGCATCTTCAGCGAGAAGGAGCGTTTCTATCGCCCGCCCAGAACGGCAAAGCACGCGGCTTCCCAGGAGCCGTCCGCCGACCGGATGCCTCCCGGATGCGGATGA
- the lpxC gene encoding UDP-3-O-acyl-N-acetylglucosamine deacetylase produces MHLQRTINDEIYCNSTGLHSGRKVSMTIRPALVDEGIVFIRKDIPSGYRIQADYNNVADTTLATTLGTNGASISTVEHLLSAFSGMGVDNAIVEVNAPEVPIMDGSALPFVEMLKGVGTRTQGKYKKVLVVRREVSVSDGVGTAMFLPAPEFKITYKIDFKHPIIGQQSHSMTFTDECYERDICPARTFGFLRDVEYLQARGLALGGSLGNAVVLDDERVLNKEGLRFPDEFVKHKILDAIGDLALLGMPIIGHFVAYKSGHKMNNLLLKELMSREENREIIDHPTAEAAPERFRSLRIPAFRVLDAARA; encoded by the coding sequence ATGCATTTACAAAGAACCATAAACGACGAAATCTATTGTAATAGTACGGGCTTGCACTCGGGGCGGAAAGTCTCCATGACGATCCGGCCCGCCCTGGTGGACGAGGGGATTGTGTTCATTCGCAAGGATATCCCCTCCGGATACCGGATTCAGGCGGACTATAACAACGTGGCGGATACGACCCTTGCCACGACCCTCGGAACCAATGGCGCGAGCATTTCCACGGTGGAGCACCTCCTGTCGGCCTTCTCGGGCATGGGGGTCGACAATGCGATCGTGGAAGTGAACGCCCCGGAAGTGCCCATCATGGACGGCAGCGCCCTGCCCTTCGTCGAGATGCTCAAAGGGGTGGGAACCCGGACCCAGGGCAAGTACAAGAAAGTCCTGGTGGTTCGCCGGGAGGTTTCGGTCTCGGACGGGGTGGGGACGGCCATGTTCCTGCCGGCGCCGGAATTCAAAATCACGTATAAAATCGATTTCAAGCACCCCATTATCGGACAGCAGTCCCATTCCATGACCTTCACCGACGAGTGCTACGAGCGGGACATCTGCCCCGCACGCACCTTCGGCTTCCTTCGGGACGTTGAATACCTGCAGGCCCGGGGACTCGCCCTGGGCGGCTCCCTGGGGAACGCCGTCGTTCTGGACGATGAACGTGTCCTGAACAAGGAGGGCCTCCGCTTCCCGGACGAGTTCGTGAAACACAAGATCCTGGACGCCATTGGAGACCTGGCACTCCTGGGGATGCCCATCATCGGCCACTTTGTGGCGTACAAGTCCGGTCACAAAATGAACAACCTCCTCCTGAAGGAACTGATGTCCCGGGAGGAAAACCGGGAGATCATCGACCACCCGACCGCAGAGGCCGCGCCGGAGCGGTTCCGGTCGCTGCGAATTCCGGCCTTTCGGGTTCTCGATGCGGCCCGGGCTTGA
- a CDS encoding DUF4390 domain-containing protein, whose translation MKKTSLFASAVLILLTAVMATAAATSKPYIRDILVTTKGEQVLLYGKVTNGFTPEMNAEIMAGFPVRFTFYAGVYQDRSFWFDRRLSEIEVNRTLKYDNLKKTFLVASDGTPEPAVFQTLGEARSAMSDLNGFSVGSVKSLAKNTEYYLKVMAKLDRVQLPLRLEYVFLFVSLWDLETPWHTYRFIYRE comes from the coding sequence ATGAAAAAAACCAGTTTGTTTGCATCGGCCGTCCTGATCCTGCTCACGGCCGTCATGGCTACGGCCGCAGCGACGTCGAAGCCGTACATCCGGGATATCCTCGTAACCACAAAAGGAGAACAGGTTCTTCTTTACGGAAAGGTCACCAACGGCTTCACCCCGGAGATGAACGCGGAGATTATGGCCGGGTTCCCCGTCCGGTTCACGTTTTATGCCGGCGTCTACCAGGATCGTTCCTTCTGGTTCGACCGTCGGCTCTCGGAAATCGAGGTCAACCGGACGCTCAAGTACGATAACCTGAAGAAGACCTTCCTGGTTGCCTCCGACGGCACCCCCGAGCCCGCCGTTTTCCAGACCCTGGGAGAGGCAAGGTCCGCCATGTCCGACCTGAACGGGTTCTCCGTCGGCTCGGTGAAGTCGCTTGCCAAGAACACGGAATATTACCTGAAGGTGATGGCCAAGCTGGACCGGGTGCAGCTTCCGCTCCGGCTGGAATACGTCTTTCTGTTCGTCTCCCTGTGGGATCTGGAGACGCCCTGGCACACGTACAGGTTCATCTATCGCGAATGA
- a CDS encoding ATP-binding protein, with translation MKPNRKNPVIDEKEARKRRRERLIILLTVCLIVLLAYVESRISWRGQVLPISDNVLIFGFININIILIILLIFLIVRNVVKLVFERRRGVIGSKWRSKLVAAFVSLSLIPTALLFVVSINFLSYSIENWFNVRLGDALNTTLEVAQYYYQQGTEYARYHARGISGEITDNRLYEPDKHSYLKALMERRQSSLNIGVLEVHFDSQREGMIVRSTPAETIPPSVLTASQLEKVYAGQEVAEIQTSTAAGEIIRGIAPVYTFLVPREVIGYVTVSYIMPKAMVDKMAVISAASEQYRQLKILKNPVKFTYVVTLSVVTLLILFFATWFGLFLAKGINEPLEDLAEATRKIAAGDLDYQINLAGDDEIGVLGQSFNAMTRELKKSNQRLEEANRDLEERRKYMETVLGNVSAGVIAADRDGIVTAVNRAAERMLHIRTEQVLWKSYLDILTAEQLVLAREMLQEMKESPEGALQKQMEIVVESRAITILMTATDIRDDDGRDMGVVVVFEDLTEMQKAERAAAWREVARRMAHEIKNPLTPIQLSAQRLQRKYGDRLGEDVKVFQECTKTIIDHVDVLKNLVNAFSQYARMPVTNPSPNDLNEVVTDPVVLFQDAHKDLRFDLDLDPGIPRLLIDPEQIKRVMINLLDNAVAAVQGSSGHIAVRSAFDRRNSRVTVAVADNGCGVPPRYKMKIFEPYFSTKVSGTGLGLAIVSSIISDHQGQVQVADNNPCGTVVSFHLPVMEGDGNAAMKQPSLESEHA, from the coding sequence ATGAAACCGAATCGGAAGAACCCGGTCATCGACGAGAAGGAAGCCCGCAAGCGGCGGCGGGAACGGCTCATCATCCTCCTGACGGTGTGCCTGATCGTCCTTCTGGCCTACGTGGAGAGCAGGATCTCCTGGCGGGGCCAGGTCCTGCCCATCTCGGACAATGTCCTGATCTTCGGCTTCATCAACATCAACATCATCCTGATCATCCTCCTCATCTTCCTGATTGTCCGCAACGTGGTGAAGCTGGTATTCGAGCGCCGGCGCGGCGTCATCGGCTCGAAGTGGCGGTCCAAGCTGGTGGCGGCCTTCGTGAGCCTGTCGCTGATTCCCACGGCTCTCCTGTTTGTCGTGTCCATCAACTTCCTTTCCTACAGCATCGAGAACTGGTTCAATGTGCGTCTCGGGGATGCCCTGAACACAACCCTGGAAGTGGCCCAGTACTATTACCAGCAGGGGACCGAGTACGCCCGCTACCATGCCCGCGGCATCAGCGGAGAAATCACGGACAATCGCCTCTACGAGCCGGACAAGCATTCGTACCTGAAGGCCCTCATGGAGCGGCGCCAGTCCAGCCTGAATATCGGGGTCCTGGAAGTGCATTTCGACAGCCAGAGAGAGGGGATGATCGTCCGCAGTACTCCCGCGGAGACAATACCTCCGTCTGTCCTGACGGCATCGCAGCTCGAGAAGGTCTATGCGGGGCAGGAAGTGGCGGAGATACAAACCAGCACGGCCGCCGGGGAGATCATCCGGGGGATCGCGCCGGTTTACACGTTCCTGGTTCCCAGGGAGGTGATCGGGTACGTGACGGTCAGTTACATCATGCCGAAGGCCATGGTGGACAAAATGGCCGTAATCTCCGCCGCGTCGGAGCAGTACCGCCAGCTGAAAATCCTGAAGAACCCGGTCAAGTTCACCTATGTGGTCACCCTGTCGGTCGTGACGCTCCTGATCCTTTTTTTCGCCACCTGGTTCGGCCTGTTCCTGGCGAAGGGAATCAACGAGCCCCTCGAGGACCTGGCGGAGGCGACCCGGAAGATTGCTGCCGGTGATCTTGATTATCAGATCAACCTCGCCGGGGATGACGAGATCGGGGTCCTCGGGCAGTCCTTCAATGCCATGACCCGGGAGCTCAAGAAGTCGAACCAGCGCCTGGAAGAGGCGAACAGGGACCTGGAAGAGCGCCGGAAATACATGGAAACGGTCCTGGGCAACGTTTCGGCGGGCGTCATCGCCGCCGACCGGGACGGCATCGTTACAGCCGTCAACCGGGCGGCGGAGCGGATGCTCCATATCCGGACGGAACAGGTCCTCTGGAAATCGTACCTGGACATCCTGACGGCGGAACAACTGGTGCTTGCCCGGGAAATGCTCCAGGAAATGAAGGAAAGCCCGGAGGGAGCCCTTCAGAAGCAGATGGAAATCGTCGTGGAAAGCCGGGCTATCACGATCCTCATGACGGCAACGGACATCCGGGATGACGATGGACGCGACATGGGGGTCGTCGTGGTATTCGAGGACCTTACGGAGATGCAAAAGGCCGAGCGGGCCGCGGCCTGGCGGGAAGTGGCGCGGCGCATGGCCCACGAAATCAAAAACCCCTTGACGCCGATCCAGCTTTCTGCCCAGAGACTGCAGCGGAAATACGGGGACCGCCTCGGGGAGGACGTCAAGGTCTTCCAGGAATGCACGAAGACCATCATCGATCACGTGGACGTCCTCAAAAACCTGGTGAACGCCTTTTCCCAATACGCACGGATGCCCGTGACGAATCCGTCGCCCAATGACCTCAACGAGGTCGTCACCGATCCGGTGGTCCTGTTCCAGGACGCCCACAAGGACCTCCGGTTCGACCTCGACCTCGATCCCGGAATCCCTCGGCTGCTCATCGATCCCGAGCAGATCAAGCGGGTCATGATCAACCTCCTGGACAACGCCGTGGCGGCGGTGCAGGGCTCCTCCGGACACATCGCCGTCCGCTCCGCCTTCGACCGGCGGAACTCCCGGGTGACGGTGGCCGTGGCCGACAACGGGTGCGGGGTGCCGCCACGCTACAAGATGAAGATTTTCGAGCCCTATTTTTCAACAAAAGTGTCCGGGACCGGACTCGGCCTCGCCATTGTCAGTTCCATCATCTCCGACCACCAGGGCCAGGTTCAGGTGGCGGACAACAATCCCTGCGGGACCGTTGTGTCTTTTCATCTTCCCGTAATGGAAGGGGACGGGAACGCGGCCATGAAGCAGCCTTCCCTGGAATCGGAACATGCATAA
- a CDS encoding sigma-54 dependent transcriptional regulator, which translates to MHKNILIVDDEKSICQSLEGILADEGYEVQTAPSAEDALRMMEEEAPHLVLLDIWLPGMDGLEALKIIKTEFPQVRVVMMSGHGTIETAVKATKLGAFDFIEKPLSLEKIILVINHAMDMMRLEEENVLLKQKLTQSFELTGKSPVIMELKEQISIVAPTNAWILIMGENGTGKELVARSIHRKSRRNQKPFVEVNCAAIPEELIESELFGHEKGAFTGATSKKRGKFDLANEGTIFLDEVADMSQKAQAKILRILQEKTFERVGGNRLISTDVRVLAATNKDLEREMEEGRFRQDLYYRLNVIPLHVPPLRDRREDIPLLVARFIHDFSLKEGEVEKTMSNEALEKLMRHDWPGNVRELKNIVERLVIMTPGRVIDVADIPPLQKTENGQRPETADIPIPSDSDSLRDARQDFEKQFIIKKLKEFDGNISRTAEAIGLERSNLHRKIKSFGLDARPDDRESQPS; encoded by the coding sequence ATGCATAAGAACATCCTGATCGTTGACGACGAGAAAAGCATCTGCCAGTCCCTCGAGGGAATCCTCGCCGACGAGGGCTACGAAGTCCAGACGGCGCCGAGTGCCGAAGATGCCCTCCGCATGATGGAGGAGGAGGCACCGCACCTGGTGCTCCTGGACATCTGGCTTCCCGGAATGGACGGCCTCGAGGCGCTCAAGATCATCAAGACCGAGTTTCCCCAGGTCCGGGTGGTCATGATGTCGGGCCACGGAACCATCGAGACGGCCGTCAAGGCGACGAAGCTGGGCGCCTTCGATTTCATCGAGAAGCCCCTGTCGCTGGAAAAGATCATCCTGGTGATCAACCACGCGATGGACATGATGCGCCTGGAGGAGGAGAACGTCCTCCTGAAGCAGAAGCTAACCCAGAGCTTCGAGCTGACGGGCAAGAGTCCCGTGATCATGGAGCTCAAGGAGCAGATCTCCATCGTGGCTCCCACCAACGCCTGGATCCTCATCATGGGGGAAAACGGAACCGGAAAAGAGCTGGTGGCCCGCTCCATTCACCGCAAGAGCCGACGGAACCAGAAGCCCTTCGTGGAGGTCAACTGTGCGGCCATCCCGGAGGAGCTGATCGAAAGCGAGCTTTTCGGCCATGAAAAAGGCGCCTTTACGGGGGCGACCTCGAAGAAGAGGGGCAAGTTCGACCTGGCCAACGAGGGGACCATCTTCCTCGACGAGGTAGCCGACATGAGCCAGAAGGCCCAGGCGAAGATCCTCCGCATCCTCCAGGAAAAAACCTTTGAACGGGTGGGGGGCAACCGGCTCATCTCCACGGACGTCCGGGTCCTGGCGGCCACCAACAAGGACCTGGAACGGGAAATGGAGGAAGGACGCTTCCGGCAGGACCTGTACTACCGCCTGAACGTCATTCCCCTGCATGTGCCGCCCCTGCGGGACCGGCGGGAAGACATCCCGCTTCTTGTAGCCCGTTTTATCCACGACTTTTCACTGAAGGAAGGCGAGGTGGAAAAAACGATGAGCAACGAGGCCCTGGAGAAGCTCATGCGGCACGACTGGCCGGGGAATGTCCGGGAGCTGAAGAACATCGTCGAGCGCCTGGTCATCATGACGCCCGGCAGGGTCATCGACGTGGCGGATATCCCCCCGCTCCAGAAGACGGAGAACGGCCAGCGGCCGGAGACCGCCGACATTCCCATTCCCTCCGATTCGGACTCCCTCCGGGATGCCCGGCAGGACTTCGAGAAACAGTTCATCATCAAAAAACTGAAGGAGTTCGACGGGAATATCTCCCGAACGGCGGAGGCCATCGGGCTGGAGCGGAGCAATCTTCACCGGAAGATCAAGTCCTTCGGGCTGGACGCCAGGCCGGACGACCGGGAATCCCAGCCGTCCTGA
- a CDS encoding lysylphosphatidylglycerol synthase transmembrane domain-containing protein: MKKKLILGILLSAALVWLSVRGIRFGDVAEGFRSIRYGFLVPALAGMLAMQVLRSWRWGLILKPLETVRPWTVFKISNVGFLAITALPARLGELVRPYLIARHSSIRMTSALGTILVERVMDGATVLLLAMIALQWTPFPPWLVRSGILFGAAMLGLVFLMIFLSFRRENAMQAAEFIIRWIPGRFAAPIRGMILHFIDGFGIIRDTRLLVRVGILSLVIWVVDVAIIYAMFAAFSLPLSVTAALILMVILLIGIAIPTAPGFIGNWHYACILGLGLFGITKAEALPFAVVYHFISVLFIVVMGLPFLPFMKFSLADLQRQMNGGEKS; the protein is encoded by the coding sequence ATGAAAAAGAAACTGATCCTGGGAATCCTGCTGAGTGCGGCCCTGGTCTGGCTCTCGGTGAGGGGCATTCGTTTCGGGGATGTGGCCGAGGGATTCCGGTCGATCCGCTACGGCTTTCTCGTTCCCGCGCTCGCAGGCATGCTGGCCATGCAGGTCCTGCGCTCATGGCGCTGGGGCCTGATCCTCAAACCCCTGGAAACGGTCCGCCCGTGGACCGTTTTTAAAATCTCCAACGTCGGATTCCTGGCCATCACGGCCCTGCCGGCCCGCCTGGGAGAGCTGGTCCGACCCTACCTCATCGCCCGCCACAGCAGCATCCGGATGACCTCCGCCCTCGGTACGATCCTGGTGGAGAGGGTCATGGACGGCGCAACCGTTCTCCTGCTGGCGATGATCGCCCTGCAGTGGACGCCCTTCCCGCCCTGGCTCGTCCGTTCCGGCATCCTGTTCGGGGCGGCCATGCTGGGGCTGGTCTTCCTGATGATCTTTCTGTCCTTCCGGCGGGAAAACGCCATGCAGGCGGCGGAGTTCATCATTCGATGGATTCCCGGCCGTTTTGCCGCCCCGATCCGGGGGATGATCCTCCATTTCATCGACGGGTTCGGGATCATCCGGGACACGCGCCTGCTTGTACGGGTGGGCATACTGTCGCTTGTGATCTGGGTCGTGGACGTGGCGATCATTTACGCCATGTTCGCGGCCTTTTCCCTTCCCCTGTCGGTCACGGCAGCCCTGATCCTGATGGTCATCCTCCTGATCGGAATCGCCATTCCCACGGCCCCGGGATTTATCGGGAACTGGCATTACGCCTGTATCCTGGGTCTCGGGCTGTTCGGAATCACCAAGGCGGAGGCACTGCCCTTCGCCGTGGTCTACCATTTCATTTCCGTACTGTTCATCGTGGTCATGGGACTTCCGTTCCTGCCCTTCATGAAATTCTCGCTGGCGGACCTGCAGCGGCAGATGAACGGCGGAGAAAAGTCCTGA
- a CDS encoding DUF3568 family protein, which translates to MTDKWKKALAVVFGVLMLAGCGLETALIVGGVAAAGAGGGTYAYINGEMKTDYYFAMDKTWKACEKTVADMKGRDVSPERKIGEGTIKAVIDGEDVTIALKYKDKDVTTVSVRVGLFGNKVSSQLIQDRIRDNLAKIGNGGLGSSPAPVVKPLPAAGAATGNP; encoded by the coding sequence ATGACGGACAAGTGGAAAAAAGCGCTGGCGGTCGTGTTCGGGGTCCTGATGCTTGCCGGATGTGGTTTGGAGACAGCCCTGATCGTCGGGGGAGTCGCCGCGGCGGGGGCCGGAGGCGGCACCTATGCGTACATCAACGGCGAGATGAAGACGGATTACTATTTCGCCATGGACAAGACCTGGAAAGCCTGCGAGAAGACCGTGGCAGACATGAAGGGTCGGGACGTGTCGCCGGAACGGAAGATCGGCGAGGGAACGATCAAGGCCGTCATCGACGGGGAGGACGTGACCATCGCACTGAAGTACAAGGACAAAGACGTCACCACGGTCTCCGTCCGGGTGGGGCTGTTCGGCAACAAGGTCTCCTCACAGCTCATCCAGGATCGGATCCGGGACAATCTCGCAAAGATCGGGAACGGAGGGCTGGGAAGCAGTCCCGCGCCGGTTGTAAAACCTCTTCCGGCAGCCGGTGCAGCGACCGGAAATCCCTGA
- the dnaJ gene encoding molecular chaperone DnaJ yields MSKRCYYEILEVQRTASEEEMKKSYRRLAMQYHPDRNPGDREAEEKFKEAAEAYEVLSDPQKREIYDRYGHEGLTSSGFRGFSGFDDIFTSFGSIFEDIFGFRGGRSRTAARAGADLRYDLSLSFMEAVRGISRDIDIEKYEPCRECEGSGSAPGTAPEICSRCRGRGQVTQTSGFFSISSTCPSCRGQGAVITSPCKACGGSGRERVHKTVNLKIPAGVETGSRLRLRGEGEKGVHGGPSGDLYIFLHVEPHEFFERSGDDIYCRIPISFVQAALGASIEVPTLEGTEKLKIPRGTQGGKTFRLKGRGVSRLRGHGRGDQIIETVVAIPTSLNRKQEELLREFERLGRE; encoded by the coding sequence ATGAGCAAACGCTGCTACTATGAAATTCTCGAAGTCCAGCGGACGGCCAGCGAAGAGGAGATGAAGAAGAGCTACCGCCGGCTGGCGATGCAGTACCACCCGGACCGGAATCCCGGGGACCGGGAGGCGGAGGAGAAGTTCAAGGAAGCCGCGGAGGCCTATGAGGTCCTGAGCGATCCCCAGAAGCGGGAGATCTACGACCGCTACGGCCACGAGGGACTGACCAGCAGCGGATTCAGGGGGTTTTCCGGGTTTGACGACATTTTTACCAGCTTCGGCAGTATTTTCGAAGACATTTTCGGTTTTCGCGGCGGCCGCTCCCGAACGGCGGCCCGGGCCGGCGCCGACCTCCGCTACGACCTTTCCCTTTCCTTCATGGAGGCGGTGAGGGGCATTTCCAGGGATATCGACATCGAGAAATACGAACCGTGCCGGGAGTGCGAGGGATCCGGATCGGCACCTGGAACGGCCCCGGAGATCTGCAGCCGCTGCCGGGGCCGGGGCCAGGTCACCCAGACGAGCGGCTTTTTCAGCATCAGCTCCACCTGTCCGTCCTGCCGGGGGCAGGGAGCGGTCATCACCAGCCCCTGCAAAGCCTGCGGCGGATCTGGAAGGGAACGGGTCCACAAGACCGTCAACCTGAAGATTCCCGCCGGCGTGGAAACGGGCTCCCGCCTGCGCCTGCGGGGAGAGGGCGAGAAAGGGGTTCACGGTGGCCCCAGCGGAGATCTCTATATTTTCCTCCACGTGGAGCCTCATGAGTTCTTCGAGCGCAGCGGTGACGACATCTACTGCCGGATCCCCATCTCCTTTGTCCAGGCCGCCCTCGGCGCCAGCATCGAGGTGCCGACCCTGGAAGGAACGGAAAAGCTGAAGATCCCGCGGGGCACTCAGGGCGGCAAGACGTTCCGCCTGAAAGGCAGGGGGGTCTCCCGCCTGCGCGGCCACGGACGGGGCGACCAGATCATCGAAACCGTGGTTGCGATCCCGACGTCGCTGAACCGGAAGCAGGAGGAACTCCTCCGGGAGTTCGAGCGCCTCGGGAGAGAATAA